The Pelmatolapia mariae isolate MD_Pm_ZW linkage group LG2, Pm_UMD_F_2, whole genome shotgun sequence sequence TCACTTAGCAGAATTAGTTCCCCTAATGTTTTGCAGAATGCTTTTTTAAGTGATGTTACTGAGCTGATTGCTCTTTCCCTGCAGACATGGGTTGGCAACAAAAGGCGTAAGCTCGCCTCCAAGGTTCCCCAGAATGGAGGGGTGTCTCATTCCTTATCTAGTCATGGACTAGCTGGGGCAATGCTCTCCAATCACACATTAGCCGGAGGTGCTTTGTCCAATCACAGCCTAGCAGTAGGAGCGCTGCTTCCTGCTGACATGACTGCAGCGCGGAGCATCCAGAACCGCGTGCACCTTCTCCCTCCATCCTCGTCCTTCCCTTCTGTCTCGTCGACACCTTCCCCGCCCTCATCTTCCTCACCCCTAAGCAGtggaagcaacaacaacaatgatGTAATACTAACAGGGATCTACTCTCTGAACTCTGGCCCtcagtcccgaccgagagccGCGGCCCCACCGCCTCAGTCAGACTCTGACCTCTCTGCGCACACATCCTCATCTCTGATGAACCAGGTGCTGCAGATCAGGAAcagttcctcctcctcctcacccgTCCACTCCAAGTTAGTGTCACTTTCTCAGAATCTCCCATCCCTCACTTCTGCCTCAGGGCCTTTAGTCTACACTGCAGTCAGAAAAGGCGCTTTATCCCTTGGGGAGGGGGGGGTAAGCGCAGGAGCAGGGGTAGTACCTCACAGCTGGACTAGACAATACGGTACAGCGCAAATTCGCCCTTGGTCCTCTTCCTCACAATCCCAGGCTCAGCTTCAGCCCAGACCTCACTCCAACCCACAACCTCAGCCGCCTGCTCCGCAGAAAACTCGGGTCTCCTTGCCAGTTCACAACGCCGGCCCCTCCTCTGATCAGACACCTCGTATTCAGCAGGTTTTCACCTTGTCAGAAAAGGGCAACAGGGACCGCCTCAGACCCGGACCAACGTCAGCTCGTAAAAGCCAGGAGACCCACAGGCCAGCACCTCTGGACAACAGTCATAACTTCTCCATTGCCATGGAAACTGGAGATGAAGAAGATGAGTGGCAAAGGGAAGAGGAGTTGGCAAATATGGCCGctcaaacacacaaccacaGGGAGCAGACCTCAGCCAGCCCAATCGGGGCCGAAGCGTCTGTTGTGCGAGGAAACCACACACCTCCGATGACGAGCTCCAGACCCGCATTGCTTCAGGGCAGCTACTCCCTCACAGCACAGACCTCACTTACAGGGGAATCCAGCTCACAAGTAGGAGCGGTTTTATTGCTGTTACATTCGTCCCTTTAAGTGAGTTGACAGATTTAACCTGCGTGTCTTTGTGTGCAGACTGCAGTTGGTGTGTCTGCTGCCCCCTGGGTTATTAGCAACTCCAGAAAGAGAACAGTAAGCGCTCTAAAGCACCACATTTATGCACGCATGTAGCATGCTGGAAATAAGTAATACAATTATAGATGCGAGACATGTAGTCAGacaggtgtttgtgttttcagctGCAGGATCGGACCCAGTTCAGTGATGGGGATCTTATCCAGCTAAAGCGCTACTGGGACCGAGGCATGACCAGCCTGGGCTCAGTGTGCAGGGAGAAGATCAGCGCTGCAGCAAACCAACTCAATGTAGACACTGAAATAGTCAAGGTAGCCAACTCAACAGGAAAGAAATAGCTTAATGTATTCTAGGTTTTGAAGAATCAAAAAAGAGACATGGCATCGCATACGCTACAAAACAAATGGTAAAGCTTTGGGTCTTCAATTGTTCACTTATTTATGACATTTAGTGGAAACAGGACTATTTAACTTGTCTGAGCTCTTGAGGGCTGTTagaaaggagaaaagaacaACTTTTCTGGGTCAGGTTTTCTAACTTACTTGCACAATGTTGTGTAAAAGTCATGCTGTTATATATCAGGGCCACAGCAGGAATGCCGGTAGACTAAATATAGTCTCTAagtcctgacacacacacatgaccCTGTGCCATCTCACTTACATGGATATTTATTGCAAGGAATAAAACTTTTGCCTTCAGAGACGGTTACAGTAAATTAGGACTATCTTCAGATCACTGCAAAATAATTTCCTTGCTGCGACTGGTGCAGTTCACCATCTGACCTTGCCTTCTGACTTTGGTGATTGGATGAATCAGTGTTAGAGAATCTTGTTACAGATCAAAGAGGCAGTCCATTTGTTTAATAAGCACACTCATAGAAAATCCGGGTATGGAAATACACTGGACACCTACTGATACTTATCCCGGTCTCCCATTTGTTCTCACATGATTTACAGACATGGATCAGTAACAGACGGAGGAAGTACCGTCTGATGGGTATTGAAATCCCTCCACCCAAAGGTGGGCCTGCTGTATTCACAACCTCTTCGCCAGGAAACCAATCGCCAGTGTCCCTCAGCCCTAACGAGGAACGTCTCAGAACCCCTGAAATCGGAGATGACATGAACGATGGCGGCTCTGTGTGCCTGTCTGAGGGTGAGGCCGCTGATGCCGTCCGCACATTAACACATCCTGTGTACAAACCGTGCATCTCGGCATTTACGCAGTATCTATCTCAAACCTAGATGGCACCATCGATTCACAACACAGGGATGGAGAGGATGGAAACGATCTGTCCAATGCTGCTCCAATGGCCAATAATGTGGTACTTTATGAGTTCTTCTTTATATTAGAGCCTCATTAGCTTTTGTGATTAGTAGAATTCATATTAACATGTAAGGATATGAGTTTAGCATTTAGGCTGAGAGTTGTCTGCTAAAACTGAAGCTAGTTTGGTTGACAGCAACTATAATTCACTGCAGTATTAAAGGGGATGCTTGGAGTGCAGTCTGTTTACCAGAAAGACTAAACCGCTATCTCCTTATAATGTCTTTCAGTACAAGCTTTAAAAATGTTGGAGATTTTAACAAGCAAGTCTGTGGATGTCAACTCACTTTTAGAAACAGCCTCAGGTCTCCATTAAAGGAACTGCACATAGCAGTGGCTACATTTTTCTGAGTCTTCAAGGTTGCCACCCGGTGACTCGCAAACTTACATCACAATGTGCAATGTGCTTAGTCAGCCTTTTTTCAAAGTGGAGTTTTCAACATTATAGTAGAGCTAATATTATGTTCATACATTAAGCTTTAGAGGATTTTATTAGTACCCAGGAGAAATGTAGCAGTGTATAAAATCAAAAGCAACCTAGTGACAAATACAGTGCTTACAAATACATTTCTTGACCAATCGCAGGCACATTTTTTATCTTAGCTTGTTGTGATTAAAGGGTCACCACGTAGCCagtaattgtatttatttttctctgccTCAGCtcatttttctaaataatagTTCTTTGAAATATTCTAGAGCACTGATTAAGATGACTGTTGGGTTATTAGGTTTTAAATGAATTagttttaaataattataaaagcCTTTTCATTCTCATTCTCTGGATTATTTATTGATGAGGATGATGGTGATGTATTGTTTACTTAATTGAGGAGACGCTTCATGTAATGTGTATAAGGGTATAATTATCACCGAAACTGTTGGaaatcatttttctttgctCGTTTCCAGAGTTTAAAGTGATTtgatgtctgtgtttttttaacagaagaTCGAAGTGATCGATGAGGACGAGGAAGCCGATGAGGACGAATTAGTGGCTTCGGACCTTGAGCAAATGCAGAACCTGCTGGAATTCAAGGTGAAAACACCCACACAGACTGTGACACATTCACAAAGCATTGCTCACGGTGCTGTAAAAGCGGCAAGGATAAAATGCACTAAGGTAAATGTGCTGTAACTTGAATTAGCATGATTTTAAATTCTGAATGGATTCTTTGCCTTGTTTGGATCCTTCTGTTTCAGCATGAGGAAGTCCAGTTCTTGGAGAATGAGCTAgagaaccaaaaacaaaaataccagGAGCTTGCAAGCTTCACAAAAAGCCTGCTCAGTGCTGTGAGGAACAACGACCTGGAGAGGCAGCAGGTATGTTCACAGTCTTGTTTATATGTTAAATGAGAAAAGCTTATTATCAGTGTCTAAGCTGAGTTGTGCCGTGCATGTTTAGGAACTCATGGCCAGTCTACCTCAGCCTTCAGACCAGGAATGGGACATGACCGTGGACAGAGGAGCCCAGTCTCCTGCTGAGTCAGCAGATGAATCCTCCAACCACAGTAACCCCCAGGCAGCCGGCGCGAGCTGCAGAGACCCTCAGCTGGCCCAGGCAAACGAAGTCCCGCTGGTCACCATGATCAAAGATGATACTGATGTTACCGAGCCCTCTGCATCAGAGGAGCAAATGCAGGAAGCAGAACcagagtgacacacacacacttatagaGATGTTTCCTCACTCCAAAAAGAGGCTTACTTCAAACTAGAGAGACTGTAGTGTCTAACAATTACAAAAACACTCTTGGAAAAGTCACACTCCACGCCCAGTGCCTGTGGATTGACGCTTCACTTATGACTGTTGGGCTTTTTTACTGCATATCATTCGCCTTGAGAGAACAATAAATGACCTCTAACTTAACTTTGtctcgtgttttgtttttctcatgtATTACTGAGTGTGAGTAGGAAATTACTTAGGaatttaagctgtaaaaatacaactttttaaaaacattaacaaactTGTTATTGCAACGATCGCagctgcatacacacacactgctacTGGAGCGCCATCAGTATGTGTTCAGTTAATCAACTTCAGTGGATCCAGAATGCTGCAGTGaaagtactgacagggactccTCGCATACAggcttgaataatcaggccccatctatCTTCATCTTATCTCACCCCAGTAGAGCCCTTTGCTCTCAGGCATTTGGCTTACTACTGGTTTccagggtatttaaaagtagaatgggagctgcagctttcaggccccttttCTGTGGACGTAACTCCCAGTTTGGAATCGGGACACAGACATCCTCTCTaatttcaagattaggcttaaaactttatttttttgattAAGCTTATAGTTATGGTTGAATCAGGTGACCTCAAACCCTTCCTTAGTTACACTGCTGTAATAGTTGCAGGCTGCTCAGAGTTGGGTTGAGCCTGATTCTGCCAGatatttcttcctgttaaaatggagaTTTTCCTtaccactgtcgccaagtgcttcctcataggtttgattgttaaaatacagtCTTATTGCAAATACTGGTATTTATTAACAGATTACCACGTAAGTTTTGACATACTGTGTCTTGACTTGTACAAGGAAGTATTAATGGCCAAATATGTACAcgaatatatatttaaataattaagcTGTATTGTTAGACTGAAGAAATGCGtgtgccaaatcaaatagaCAAATCCACGCATGTAGTCGCTCACTACACAAACACGGAGCTTTTGTGGGTGGGAGAAAGCTGCAGAGAAAGCGGAGAGCGTTAAGCCTCTTATATGCACTTAAACCAGGGATGGAAAGGCTTATGAAACAGTGGTTTTAAAACGTTCAGCTCGCACTGTTAAGATCACTAACTTACAAATCGTTTTGCGCTTTAATTTCATCTTGCGTCAACagcaagaaaaaagcaaaaaataactCCCTGCCTGCCACAGTCACGGTGACTAACTATTTCGGTCGCTAGCAAATAGTCCATCAACCGGATGTGTGCATGTCACACACAGCATCAGGTCCCCGCGCCACCACGTCCACTCTCCCTCCTCTCTATCTCGAGACCTGCTGCTTTGGTTTGGACGGGGGAAATCCTTAACTGAATTGCGTCATAAGTACGTCAATAAAGTCCCATTCACTGACGATCAGGTACCACGGTAGCCGCCATATTCGCATCTATGGCAGGGTAGCGGTGCTTTCGGCGAGCGTGTGATCCAGTCATCAACATCGACTGTTCCCTGCGCCGACCCTCCAAACCTTTCCTCGGAGCGGCCCGCGGTTCCACAGCCTGCATCGGAGCATCGAGGCAGAAAAAAGCCGGACTTCCACAGAGGGTGGTTGGGGGGGAAAGACATGCAACGTGGAGCGGGGGTCTAGGTGGACTACGATGCCTTAGACTTGGAGAGGAATCCTGGTACAAGATGGAGGTAAACAGCGTTAGTAGTGAGGTGAGTTGACAAATGCGTGTTTTGCATGTTAATCTCGCCGCGTTGCTTCTGGTTTCGTGGTGTCCCGTTAAGTTATCTCGAACTGCTC is a genomic window containing:
- the hdx gene encoding highly divergent homeobox, which gives rise to MAAPFPSSSRMDAWPQRRGLQTMNLRSVFTAEQQRILERYYENGMTNQSKSCFQLILQCAQEAKLDFSVVRTWVGNKRRKLASKVPQNGGVSHSLSSHGLAGAMLSNHTLAGGALSNHSLAVGALLPADMTAARSIQNRVHLLPPSSSFPSVSSTPSPPSSSSPLSSGSNNNNDVILTGIYSLNSGPQSRPRAAAPPPQSDSDLSAHTSSSLMNQVLQIRNSSSSSSPVHSKLVSLSQNLPSLTSASGPLVYTAVRKGALSLGEGGVSAGAGVVPHSWTRQYGTAQIRPWSSSSQSQAQLQPRPHSNPQPQPPAPQKTRVSLPVHNAGPSSDQTPRIQQVFTLSEKGNRDRLRPGPTSARKSQETHRPAPLDNSHNFSIAMETGDEEDEWQREEELANMAAQTHNHREQTSASPIGAEASVVRGNHTPPMTSSRPALLQGSYSLTAQTSLTGESSSQTAVGVSAAPWVISNSRKRTLQDRTQFSDGDLIQLKRYWDRGMTSLGSVCREKISAAANQLNVDTEIVKTWISNRRRKYRLMGIEIPPPKGGPAVFTTSSPGNQSPVSLSPNEERLRTPEIGDDMNDGGSVCLSEDGTIDSQHRDGEDGNDLSNAAPMANNVKIEVIDEDEEADEDELVASDLEQMQNLLEFKHEEVQFLENELENQKQKYQELASFTKSLLSAVRNNDLERQQELMASLPQPSDQEWDMTVDRGAQSPAESADESSNHSNPQAAGASCRDPQLAQANEVPLVTMIKDDTDVTEPSASEEQMQEAEPE